The following nucleotide sequence is from Acidimicrobiia bacterium.
GTCCCAGTCGATACTGACGGATTCGACCTTCATAGTGCCGAGTCGCTGTCGTCGCCGACCGCGAACACCGCCGAGTGGCCATGGCGTAACGTCGGCTTCATGACCTTTCCCGATGGGTTTCGAGGAAGCAGCTCCGTTCGGAACTCCCACTGACTCGGAACCTTGTATTGAGCAAGGTGCTCACTGGCATGAGCTGATAACTCATCGGCGGTCACATCGTGTTCTGTTTCGACAACAACCACGGCTTTGACCTCCTCGCCAAGCTCATCATGAGGCACTCCGATCACGGCAACTTCCACAACTTTCGGATGGGTCCCCAGCACGTTCTCCACCTCGACGCAGTACACGTTTTCTCCTCCCCGGATAACGACATCCTTGGCCCGATCGGTGATGTACAAGAATCCGGCGCCGTCGACATACCCCACGTCGCCGGTGCGGAAGAATCCGTCGACAAAAGCTTCGGAGTTAACCTCCGGCCGGTTCCAGTAGCCCGAGATGATGTTCGAGCCCTTCGCCCAGATCTCGCCCGTCGCGCCAACCGGTAGCGCCTGTCCGTCAGAATCGGCGATCTTCAACTCGGTGGTCGGGACCGCAACGCCGACCGAATTCGGGTGGTTGTGATAGTCGTCCCCCACATTGAGCGTTAGCAACGGGGAGGTCTCCGTGAGACCGTAGCCCTGAATCACCCGCCCTTGCAGACCGGGAAATACCCGCTCGATGCGGCGCAAGAGTGCCGGAGAACACGGAGCCCCTCCATACGAGATGGCCCTGACCGATGAAAAATCACGCCCGACGTACGCCTCCTCATCGATGATGCGGGCCACGATGGTCGGGACACCTCCGAACCTGGTGACCTGCTCTTGTTCAATCACCCGCCCGGCTTCCTGAGGGTCGAATCGACCGGGTGGCATGAACACCAACTTATGTCCGGCATAGACGTACGGGATCATCGTGGACAACAAAGCCGTGGCGTGGAACATCGGAACAACCGTCAGGTCGATGTCCTGCGGTTTCCTGTCTGACCGCTTGGTCGAGATCTCGTTCCGCTTCTGGTCTCGGGCGGCAGCCTTGTTCGCCTTGGCGACTGCCCCGAATACCGCGGCCGCGTTCATGAGGTTGGCGATGATGTTTCGGTGGCTGTTGGCCGACCCCTTTGGCCGTCCCGTGGTCCCGGACGTGTAAAACAAACCAGCCGGTTCGTCCTGATCTCGCAACGGCCCGAGCGCCAATGGCTCACTGGCCAGCACCTCCTGGATATGAAGAGCCCCATCAGGAACGTCGCCTTCCCCCCACACCACGATCCGACCTGGGGCCAGGCCCGCTTCCAGGGCAACCCTGGCGCGTCGCGCATCACAGAGGAGCAATTTCGTGTCGGAGTCGGCGATGCCGAACGCCAGTTCCTCGGCCCTCCACCAGGCGTTGAAAGGAACCGCCACACCATCGAGAGCAGTGATCGCCCAAAACGAAACGACCCAATCAGGGGCATTCGATCCAAGCACTGCAATTCGATCTCCTGGTTTCAAACCGAACCTGTCGGCCAAGCCCTTCGCGAGCAATAACGCCCGATCCATCGCCTGGGCGTAGGTGTAGCGAGTCTCGCCTTGAACCAGAAACTCGCGATCGCCGTGGTCCTTGCCTATCTCGATCAGGAAACTCAAGTGTTCTGGTTGAGTGAGAAACCCGAGCTGTTTGATACCACCGATCTCGACTTCCGTTAGTTCGAAGCGTCCTCCTGGTCCGGTTATTTCGCGCAGGTACGGGGCATAGACCGACATGACCGTGACCCTAGTGGGGCGGGTCGAGAAACGGCAGGTAGCTGTGGCTTCCTCGTAGAGTGGCGATCGAACGAAGAAGGATCGACCATGAATGTGATTGTGCTCCCCACGGCCGAGGCGCTCGGAAGATATGCAGCGAATTTCGTATCTGAAGAGATCCGCCGGTATGAGTCCGGACGGGTCAATCTCGGTTTGTCAGGTGGGTCCACTCCGATCGCCATGTACCAACACCTGGCCGACGCAGATCTCGATTGGGACCGGATTGACGTGTGGCTCTCAGATGAGCGATGGGTGCCCGAAGACGACGAGGAGTCCAACGCTCGCATGGCCCGCACCAGTCTCGATGCTCCAGCCACGTTCCACTTCCCGACCTTTGATAGTGCGACCCATCCCGACGACGCCGCCGCCGCCCACAGCGGCCAACTCCGAGCATTGATGGGCGAGAATTCCGGACCACACATTGTCCTCCTCGGCATTGGCGATGACGCACATACCGCCTCCCTCTTTCCTGGCACCGATGCTCTCGACCACGACGGCAATGCATATGTCGCCAACTGGGTGGAGTCCAAGAACGTGTGGCGATTGACGGCAACCATTCCGATGCTCCATGCGGCCGACCATCTCATCTTCCTCGTGTCGGGGTCCGAAAAGGCCGCGGCCCTGGCCGAGATACTCGAGGGCGAGTTGCCGGTCCCCGCCAAGGTGGTCGCCGACGGCGCCAGGAAAGTCACCTGGTTGATCGATGAGGCGGCCGCCATGCACCTCAAGACCACCAAGCTGACCCGCCTTTTCATCTGACACATGCACTGGCATCCAACCGACCCGATCGACTTTGAAGCGAGCACCGCCCGGTTCACCCGGTGGGGGGTGGACCTGTCCAACCTTGTCGAACATGGCACCTTCTATCGGGTAAGCAACCAGGGAGTGGCGTACGCGGCCCGCCAACTCGACGACGG
It contains:
- the pgl gene encoding 6-phosphogluconolactonase — encoded protein: MNVIVLPTAEALGRYAANFVSEEIRRYESGRVNLGLSGGSTPIAMYQHLADADLDWDRIDVWLSDERWVPEDDEESNARMARTSLDAPATFHFPTFDSATHPDDAAAAHSGQLRALMGENSGPHIVLLGIGDDAHTASLFPGTDALDHDGNAYVANWVESKNVWRLTATIPMLHAADHLIFLVSGSEKAAALAEILEGELPVPAKVVADGARKVTWLIDEAAAMHLKTTKLTRLFI
- a CDS encoding acyl--CoA ligase → MSVYAPYLREITGPGGRFELTEVEIGGIKQLGFLTQPEHLSFLIEIGKDHGDREFLVQGETRYTYAQAMDRALLLAKGLADRFGLKPGDRIAVLGSNAPDWVVSFWAITALDGVAVPFNAWWRAEELAFGIADSDTKLLLCDARRARVALEAGLAPGRIVVWGEGDVPDGALHIQEVLASEPLALGPLRDQDEPAGLFYTSGTTGRPKGSANSHRNIIANLMNAAAVFGAVAKANKAAARDQKRNEISTKRSDRKPQDIDLTVVPMFHATALLSTMIPYVYAGHKLVFMPPGRFDPQEAGRVIEQEQVTRFGGVPTIVARIIDEEAYVGRDFSSVRAISYGGAPCSPALLRRIERVFPGLQGRVIQGYGLTETSPLLTLNVGDDYHNHPNSVGVAVPTTELKIADSDGQALPVGATGEIWAKGSNIISGYWNRPEVNSEAFVDGFFRTGDVGYVDGAGFLYITDRAKDVVIRGGENVYCVEVENVLGTHPKVVEVAVIGVPHDELGEEVKAVVVVETEHDVTADELSAHASEHLAQYKVPSQWEFRTELLPRNPSGKVMKPTLRHGHSAVFAVGDDSDSAL